One genomic segment of Ricinus communis isolate WT05 ecotype wild-type chromosome 5, ASM1957865v1, whole genome shotgun sequence includes these proteins:
- the LOC125370195 gene encoding 14 kDa proline-rich protein DC2.15-like, producing MASRTLASTAFLLSINLLFFTLVSSTYCPPSAPKGHAPHPIKPSPVPSSKPAKCPRDTLKLGVCVDLLKDLLSVTVGTPPKTPCCSLIADLVDLEAAVCLCTTIKASLLGINLSVPVDLSLLLNYCGKKVPEGFKCA from the coding sequence ATGGCTTCAAGAACCCTTGCTTCAACTGCCTTTCTCCTCTCTATCAACCTTCTTTTCTTCACTTTGGTGAGTTCTACCTATTGCCCGCCATCAGCACCGAAAGGGCATGCACCTCACCCTATCAAACCATCACCGGTGCCATCATCAAAACCTGCCAAGTGCCCAAGGGACACCTTAAAGCTCGGTGTATGCGTAGATTTATTGAAAGATTTGTTGAGTGTTACAGTTGGTACCCCACCAAAGACCCCTTGCTGCAGCCTCATTGCCGATCTTGTTGATCTTGAAGCTGCTGTTTGCCTTTGCACCACCATTAAAGCTAGTCTCTTGGGTATTAACTTGAGTGTTCCAGTTGACTTGAGCTTGTTGCTTAACTACTGTGGCAAGAAGGTGCCAGAAGGATTCAAGTGCGCATAA
- the LOC8273004 gene encoding 14 kDa proline-rich protein DC2.15 has translation MASKAFASTALLLSLNLLFFTLVSSTYCPPPPSPKPKSPAPHSSYPSSKPTKCPKDTLKLGVCVDLLKDLLSVTIGKPPKSPCCSLIGDLVDLEAAVCLCTTIKASLLGINLNVPVDLSLLLNYCGKKVPEGFKCA, from the coding sequence ATGGCATCAAAAGCTTTTGCCTCCACTGCCCTTCTCCTCTCTCTCAATCTCCTCTTCTTTACTTTGGTCAGCTCTACCTACTGCCCACCGCCACCATCACCAAAGCCAAAATCCCCCGCACCTCACTCCAGCTACCCATCATCAAAACCTACTAAATGCCCGAAGGATACCCTAAAGCTGGGTGTATGTGTCGATTTGTTGAAAGATTTACTGAGTGTTACAATTGGTAAACCACCAAAGTCCCCTTGCTGCAGCCTCATTGGCGATCTTGTTGATCTTGAAGCTGCAGTTTGCCTTTGCACTACCATCAAAGCTAGTCTCTTGGGCATTAACTTGAATGTTCCAGTTGATTTAAGCTTGTTGCTCAACTACTGTGGCAAGAAGGTTCCTGAGGGTTTCAAGTGTGCATAA
- the LOC8273009 gene encoding 36.4 kDa proline-rich protein — MGAPKVAAMSFIFMIFMAISLPPIYACTPCTQPHPPSHGGGGGGGGSRPTHPTVPHPHPPFSKPPPHHGGGGGGRGGHHPKNPPMPPVVLPPIIINPPPVITPPVPNPPVIITPPPSSGYPPYTGGPPSGGGGGGGGGGGGGGGGGGGGGGGNVPGVNPPPTTPTQPTCPINALKLGACVDVLGGLVHVGLGNPVENVCCPVIKGLLELEAAICLCTTIKLKLLNLNILIPLALQVLITCGKTPPPGFVCPPL; from the coding sequence ATGGGTGCGCCTAAGGTTGCAGCCATGTCGTTCATTTTCATGATTTTCATGGCTATTTCATTACCACCAATTTATGCTTGCACTCCTTGTACTCAGCCACATCCACCGTCACATGGCGGCGGCGGAGGCGGAGGCGGCAGCCGCCCAACCCATCCAACAGTTCCACATCCTCACCCACCATTCAGCAAGCCCCCACCACACCACGGAGGAGGTGGCGGAGGGAGAGGCGGCCACCATCCAAAGAACCCGCCAATGCCACCAGTCGTACTGCCACCTATAATCATTAACCCTCCTCCAGTAATAACACCTCCCGTACCAAACCCTCCAGTAATTATAACACCACCACCTTCTTCAGGATACCCACCATACACTGGTGGTCCACCTTCTGGCGGAGGCGGTGGAGGCGGAGGCggtggaggtggtggtggtggaggaggaggtggaggtggtggtggtAATGTTCCGGGAGTTAATCCACCACCTACTACTCCTACTCAACCAACTTGTCCAATCAATGCACTTAAGCTAGGAGCTTGCGTGGATGTGCTGGGTGGTTTGGTGCATGTCGGTTTAGGGAATCCTGTTGAGAATGTTTGCTGCCCTGTAATTAAAGGATTGCTAGAGCTTGAAGCAGCTATTTGCCTTTGCACTACTATAAAACTTAAGCTACTTAACCTTAATATCCTCATTCCTCTTGCTCTTCAGGTGTTAATTACTTGTGGAAAGACTCCCCCTCCTGGTTTTGTATGTCCACCTCTTTAA
- the LOC8273006 gene encoding 14 kDa proline-rich protein DC2.15 — protein sequence MASRALASTALLLSLNLLFFSLVSSTYCPPPPSPKPELSKPHPSYPSPVPSSKPTKCPKDTLKLGVCVDLLKDLLSVTIGKPPKTPCCSLIGDLVDLEAAVCLCTSIKASLLGINLNLPVDLSLVLNYCGKKVPEGFQCP from the coding sequence ATGGCATCAAGAGCTTTAGCCTCTACTGCCCTTCTCCTCTCCCTCAATCTTCTCTTCTTCAGTTTGGTGAGCTCCACATATTGCCCACCACCTCCATCACCAAAGCCAGAACTCTCTAAACCTCACCCCAGCTACCCATCACCAGTGCCATCATCAAAGCCTACTAAATGCCCAAAGGATACCCTAAAGCTGGGTGTATGTGTCGATTTGTTAAAAGATTTGTTGAGTGTTACAATTGGTAAACCACCAAAGACCCCTTGCTGCAGCCTCATTGGCGATCTTGTTGATCTTGAAGCAGCTGTTTGCCTCTGCACCAGCATCAAAGCCAGTCTCTTGGGCATTAACCTAAACCTTCCTGTTGATCTGAGTTTGGTGCTTAACTACTGTGGCAAGAAGGTTCCTGAAGGATTCCAATGCCCATAA